The following proteins are encoded in a genomic region of Pseudoxanthomonas suwonensis 11-1:
- a CDS encoding M16 family metallopeptidase produces MRIARTPLAAALVLAMSTSFGVAALAPAEAATNAASSATESLIPYEEFTLPNGLRVVVHTDRKAPIVAVNIWYHVGSKDEPAGRSGFAHLFEHLMFNGSENHRGEYFEPFELVGATDMNGTTWLDRTNYFQNVPTTALDLALWMESDRMGHLLGAIDQKVLDEQRGVVQNEKRQGENQPYGQADDLIYRALYPKGHPYHHSTIGSMNDLNAASLEDVKQWFRAWYGPNNAVLVLAGDIDVATAKEKVTRYFGDIPAGPTLDRTQAGPAKRQTTRETMEDKVPQARIYRAWSVERYGKPDLERLQLLAQVLGGSKSSRLDRRLVFQDKLADRVSAYVLPFELASTFYVSADVRQGVDPAQVEKALDEEIARLVAEGPTAEELHQAQAMVKASVVRGVERIGGFGGKADALAECTVYTGDPGCFRQSLEVFASATVDDVRKAGSTWLGEGSHTLVVLPGERAALEEEPSPTPAPFNLPRPDRKYKTVKTSVDRSKGVPMPESFPDLKFPALERATLGNGTQVILARRDAVPVVQMSYEFKGGFFADHGRKLGTSSFTMSMLDEGAGELDALGFANRVEALGASVGAGAALDGGNAYLSALKENLDESLALFADMIRRPRFEQKEIDRVRATWLAGIAQEKARPNGAAQRVLPPLLYGKGHPYAIPFSGTGTEESIASLTRADLQAFHAQWVRPDGATLIVVGDTTLDEIVPLLERHFGDWKASTPAPEISADNIPPVERPKSAAVYLIDQPGAVQATILAGQVVPSTKDPSTVVFDFANSVLGGEFSSRLNMNLREDKHWAYGAYSFTQGALGQRPWMAFAPVQIDKTAEALAELDREVREYVAGHKPPTEAEVSKIQATEIRSLPGAYETGRAVLGTIGGIVRYDRPDDWVFQRKAMIEGLSVDQVKQAATTLDPDKLVWVVVGDLKQVEQPVRSLELGPVQVIDADGNPVKR; encoded by the coding sequence ATGAGGATCGCACGCACGCCGCTTGCCGCGGCCCTGGTTCTGGCCATGTCCACCTCCTTCGGGGTCGCCGCGCTGGCGCCGGCCGAAGCGGCCACGAACGCCGCGTCCAGCGCCACCGAGTCGCTGATCCCGTACGAGGAGTTCACCCTGCCCAACGGCCTGCGCGTGGTGGTCCACACCGACCGCAAGGCCCCGATCGTGGCGGTCAACATCTGGTACCACGTGGGCAGCAAGGACGAGCCGGCCGGGCGCAGCGGCTTCGCCCACCTGTTCGAGCACCTGATGTTCAACGGCTCGGAGAACCACCGCGGCGAGTACTTCGAGCCGTTCGAGCTGGTCGGCGCCACCGACATGAATGGCACCACCTGGCTGGACCGCACCAACTACTTCCAGAACGTGCCCACCACCGCGCTGGACCTGGCGTTGTGGATGGAGTCCGACCGCATGGGCCACCTGCTCGGCGCGATCGACCAGAAGGTGCTGGACGAGCAGCGCGGCGTGGTCCAGAACGAGAAGCGCCAGGGCGAGAACCAGCCCTACGGCCAAGCCGACGACCTGATCTACCGCGCGCTGTACCCGAAGGGCCACCCGTACCACCACAGCACGATCGGCTCGATGAACGACCTCAACGCGGCCTCGCTGGAGGACGTGAAGCAGTGGTTCCGCGCCTGGTACGGCCCGAACAACGCGGTGCTGGTGCTGGCCGGCGACATCGACGTGGCCACCGCGAAGGAGAAGGTCACCCGCTACTTCGGCGACATCCCGGCCGGCCCCACCCTGGACCGCACCCAGGCCGGCCCGGCCAAGCGCCAGACCACCCGCGAGACCATGGAGGACAAGGTCCCGCAGGCGCGCATCTACCGCGCCTGGAGCGTCGAGCGTTACGGCAAGCCGGACCTGGAGCGCCTGCAGCTGCTGGCCCAGGTGCTGGGCGGCAGCAAGAGCTCGCGCCTGGACCGCCGCCTGGTGTTCCAGGACAAGCTCGCCGACCGCGTCAGCGCCTACGTGCTGCCGTTCGAGCTGGCCTCGACCTTCTACGTCAGCGCCGACGTGCGCCAGGGCGTGGACCCGGCCCAGGTCGAGAAGGCGCTGGACGAGGAGATCGCGCGCCTGGTCGCCGAAGGCCCGACCGCCGAGGAGCTGCACCAGGCCCAGGCCATGGTGAAGGCCTCGGTGGTGCGCGGCGTCGAGCGCATCGGCGGTTTCGGCGGCAAGGCCGACGCCCTGGCCGAGTGCACGGTCTACACCGGCGACCCGGGCTGCTTCCGCCAGAGCCTGGAGGTCTTCGCCAGCGCCACCGTCGATGACGTGCGCAAGGCCGGCAGCACCTGGCTGGGCGAGGGCTCGCACACCCTGGTGGTGCTGCCGGGCGAGCGTGCCGCGCTGGAGGAGGAGCCGTCGCCGACGCCGGCCCCGTTCAACCTGCCCAGGCCGGACCGCAAGTACAAGACGGTCAAGACCAGCGTGGACCGCAGCAAGGGCGTGCCGATGCCCGAGAGCTTCCCGGACCTGAAGTTCCCGGCACTGGAGCGGGCTACCCTCGGCAACGGCACCCAGGTGATCCTGGCCCGCCGCGACGCGGTGCCGGTGGTGCAGATGAGCTACGAGTTCAAGGGCGGCTTCTTCGCCGACCATGGCCGCAAGCTCGGCACCTCCAGCTTCACCATGTCGATGCTGGACGAGGGCGCCGGCGAGCTGGACGCGCTGGGCTTCGCCAACCGGGTCGAGGCGCTGGGCGCCTCGGTCGGCGCCGGTGCCGCGCTGGACGGTGGCAACGCCTACCTGTCGGCGCTGAAGGAGAACCTGGACGAGTCGCTGGCGCTGTTCGCCGACATGATCCGCCGCCCGCGCTTCGAGCAGAAGGAGATCGACCGCGTCCGCGCCACCTGGCTGGCTGGCATCGCCCAGGAGAAGGCGCGCCCGAACGGTGCCGCCCAGCGCGTGCTGCCGCCGCTGCTGTACGGCAAGGGCCACCCCTACGCGATCCCGTTCAGCGGCACCGGCACCGAGGAGTCCATCGCCTCGCTGACCCGCGCCGACCTCCAGGCCTTCCACGCGCAGTGGGTGCGTCCGGACGGCGCCACCCTGATCGTGGTCGGCGACACCACCCTGGACGAGATCGTGCCGCTGCTGGAGCGCCACTTCGGTGACTGGAAGGCGTCCACCCCGGCGCCGGAGATCTCCGCCGACAACATCCCGCCGGTGGAGCGTCCGAAGAGCGCCGCGGTGTACCTGATCGACCAGCCCGGCGCGGTCCAGGCCACCATCCTGGCCGGCCAGGTCGTGCCCTCGACCAAGGACCCGTCCACCGTCGTGTTCGACTTCGCCAACTCGGTGCTGGGCGGCGAGTTCTCCTCGCGCCTGAACATGAACCTGCGCGAGGACAAGCACTGGGCCTACGGCGCCTACAGCTTCACCCAGGGCGCCCTGGGCCAGCGGCCGTGGATGGCCTTCGCCCCGGTGCAGATCGACAAGACCGCCGAGGCCCTGGCCGAGCTGGACCGCGAGGTGCGCGAGTACGTTGCCGGCCACAAGCCGCCGACCGAGGCCGAGGTGTCCAAGATCCAGGCCACCGAGATCCGCAGCCTGCCGGGCGCCTATGAGACCGGCCGTGCGGTGCTGGGCACGATCGGCGGCATCGTCCGCTACGACCGCCCGGACGACTGGGTGTTCCAGCGCAAGGCCATGATCGAGGGCCTGAGCGTGGACCAGGTGAAGCAGGCCGCGACCACGCTCGACCCGGACAAGCTGGTCTGGGTGGTGGTCGGCGACCTCAAGCAGGTCGAGCAGCCGGTGCGTTCGCTCGAGCTCGGCCCGGTCCAGGTGATCGACGCCGACGGCAACCCGGTCAAGCGCTGA
- a CDS encoding DUF4156 domain-containing protein yields the protein MTRAALPILLLLPLAACTWVPIQPEAKAVRVIAAGGAPAGCVRQGEIEVSVKNSVAFYERNQVKVRDELETLARNEAPGLGANVIQPLGEPTAGTQRFAGWQCR from the coding sequence ATGACCCGAGCCGCCCTCCCGATCCTGCTCCTCCTGCCGCTGGCCGCCTGCACCTGGGTGCCGATCCAGCCCGAGGCCAAGGCGGTGCGCGTGATCGCCGCGGGCGGGGCCCCGGCCGGCTGCGTCCGCCAGGGCGAGATCGAGGTCTCGGTCAAGAACAGCGTGGCCTTCTACGAGCGCAACCAGGTAAAGGTCCGCGACGAGCTGGAGACCCTGGCCCGCAACGAGGCGCCGGGCCTGGGCGCCAACGTGATCCAGCCGCTGGGCGAGCCGACCGCGGGCACCCAGCGCTTCGCCGGCTGGCAGTGCCGCTGA
- a CDS encoding 3-oxoacyl-ACP synthase III — protein sequence MLFKNVSIAGLAHIDAPHTLTSQEINDRLKPTLDRLGIRVDVLGDIAGIHARRLWDDGMQASDVATLAARKALEDAGIGVEKVGLLVNTSVSRDYLEPSTASIVSGNLGVSDECMTFDVANACLAFINGMDIAARMLERGEIDYALVVDGETANLVYEKTLERMSSPDVTEQEFRDEMAALTLGCGAAAMVLARRELVPDAPRYKGGVTRSATEFNQLCRGNLDRMVTDTRLLLIEGIKLATKTFAAAKIALGWAVEELDQFVIHQVSRPHTKAFIKSLGVDPKKVMTIFGEHGNIGPASVPIVLSKLKELGRLKKGDRIALLGIGSGLNCSMAEVEW from the coding sequence ATGCTTTTCAAGAACGTCTCCATCGCGGGGCTGGCGCATATCGATGCGCCGCATACCCTCACCTCGCAGGAAATCAACGACCGGCTGAAACCGACCCTGGACCGCCTCGGCATCCGGGTCGACGTGCTGGGCGACATCGCCGGCATCCATGCGCGACGCCTGTGGGATGACGGCATGCAGGCCTCCGACGTGGCCACCCTGGCCGCGCGCAAGGCGCTGGAAGACGCCGGCATCGGCGTGGAGAAGGTCGGCCTGCTGGTCAACACCTCCGTCAGCCGCGACTACCTGGAGCCGTCCACCGCCTCCATCGTGTCCGGCAACCTCGGCGTGTCCGACGAGTGCATGACCTTCGACGTCGCCAACGCCTGCCTGGCCTTCATCAACGGCATGGACATCGCCGCGCGCATGCTCGAGCGCGGCGAGATCGACTATGCCCTGGTGGTGGACGGCGAGACCGCGAACCTGGTCTACGAGAAGACCCTGGAGCGCATGAGCTCGCCGGACGTGACCGAGCAGGAGTTCCGCGACGAGATGGCGGCCCTGACCCTGGGCTGCGGCGCCGCGGCCATGGTCCTGGCCCGCCGCGAGCTGGTCCCGGACGCCCCGCGCTACAAGGGCGGCGTGACCCGTTCGGCCACCGAGTTCAACCAGCTGTGCCGCGGCAACCTGGACCGCATGGTCACCGACACCCGCCTGCTGCTGATCGAGGGCATCAAGCTGGCGACCAAGACCTTCGCCGCGGCCAAGATCGCGCTGGGCTGGGCGGTGGAGGAGCTGGACCAGTTCGTGATCCACCAGGTCAGCCGTCCGCACACCAAGGCCTTCATCAAGTCGCTGGGCGTGGACCCGAAGAAGGTCATGACCATCTTCGGCGAACACGGCAACATCGGCCCGGCTTCGGTCCCGATCGTGCTGAGCAAGCTCAAGGAGCTGGGGCGCCTGAAGAAGGGCGACCGGATCGCCCTGCTGGGCATCGGTTCGGGCCTGAACTGCTCGATGGCCGAGGTGGAGTGGTAA
- a CDS encoding UPF0149 family protein has translation MATPPPYLDDAQIERLSSLLEQRAVPFRGFNLEALDGFLSALVVAPSPVAAEEWQPVVWGGKAPSWGSPEEAEEIQVLLQGHWNMCAARARQGEEIPDHLMPLMWLPEDPENAEEALGEDELDVGHDWALGFFEGVALREEGWDAWLDEHEWIEDIFDLLERLASGEVVDPENPEAEPAQLSYRERLEIVMDLPGMLADLNHQHIAAQTPRTPIRREEGPGRNDPCPCGSGKKHKKCCGAG, from the coding sequence ATGGCCACGCCCCCGCCCTATCTCGACGACGCGCAGATCGAACGGCTCTCCAGCCTGCTCGAGCAGCGCGCGGTGCCGTTCCGCGGCTTCAACCTGGAGGCGCTGGACGGCTTCCTCTCCGCCCTCGTGGTGGCGCCCTCGCCGGTCGCCGCGGAGGAATGGCAGCCGGTGGTCTGGGGCGGCAAGGCCCCGAGCTGGGGCAGCCCCGAAGAGGCCGAGGAGATCCAGGTCCTGCTGCAGGGCCACTGGAACATGTGCGCCGCCCGCGCCCGCCAGGGCGAGGAGATCCCCGACCACCTGATGCCGCTGATGTGGCTGCCCGAGGACCCGGAGAACGCCGAGGAGGCGCTGGGCGAGGACGAGCTGGACGTCGGCCACGACTGGGCGCTGGGCTTCTTCGAGGGCGTGGCCCTGCGCGAGGAAGGCTGGGACGCGTGGCTGGACGAGCACGAGTGGATCGAGGACATCTTCGACCTGCTCGAGCGCCTGGCCTCGGGCGAGGTGGTCGACCCGGAGAACCCGGAGGCCGAACCGGCCCAGTTGTCCTACCGCGAGCGGCTGGAGATCGTGATGGACCTGCCGGGCATGCTGGCCGACCTCAACCACCAGCACATCGCCGCGCAGACCCCGCGCACCCCGATCCGCCGCGAGGAGGGCCCGGGCCGCAACGATCCCTGCCCCTGCGGCAGCGGCAAGAAGCACAAGAAGTGCTGCGGCGCCGGCTGA
- a CDS encoding alpha/beta fold hydrolase encodes MSQFPGYPAQPRRFEVRPGIHMSYLDEGPRDGEVVVMLHGNPSWSYYWRTLVAGLSDRYRCIVPDHVGMGLSDKPDDRLTASPRYDYTLQSRVDDLEALLRHAGVDDGTPVTLAVHDWGGMIGFGWALGHAAQVKRLVVLNTAAFPMPAAKQMPWQIALGRDYFVGEVVIRSFNAFSSGASWLGVERKMPAEVRRAYVAPYDSWKNRISTIRFMQDIPLSPKDKAWPLLEAAGRALPSFADRPAFIGWGLKDFVFDHHFLERFRADLPRAQVHAFEDAGHYVLEDKHEVLVPRIRAFLDANPL; translated from the coding sequence GTGTCCCAGTTCCCCGGCTACCCCGCCCAGCCCCGGCGTTTCGAAGTCCGTCCCGGCATCCACATGTCCTACCTGGACGAGGGCCCGCGCGACGGCGAGGTCGTGGTGATGCTGCACGGCAATCCGTCGTGGAGCTACTACTGGCGCACCCTGGTGGCGGGACTGTCGGACCGCTACCGCTGCATCGTCCCCGACCATGTCGGCATGGGCCTGTCGGACAAGCCGGACGACCGCCTCACCGCATCGCCGCGTTACGACTACACCCTGCAGTCGCGGGTGGACGACCTGGAGGCGCTGCTGCGCCACGCCGGGGTCGACGACGGCACGCCGGTGACCCTGGCCGTGCACGACTGGGGCGGCATGATCGGCTTCGGCTGGGCGCTGGGGCACGCCGCGCAGGTCAAGCGCCTGGTGGTGCTCAACACCGCTGCCTTCCCGATGCCGGCGGCCAAGCAGATGCCGTGGCAGATCGCGCTGGGCCGCGACTACTTCGTCGGCGAGGTGGTGATCCGCAGCTTCAACGCGTTCTCCTCCGGTGCCTCCTGGCTGGGCGTGGAGCGGAAGATGCCGGCCGAGGTGCGCCGCGCCTACGTGGCGCCGTACGACTCGTGGAAGAACCGCATCTCCACCATCCGCTTCATGCAGGACATCCCGCTGTCGCCGAAGGACAAGGCCTGGCCGCTGCTGGAAGCCGCCGGCAGGGCGCTGCCGTCGTTCGCCGACCGCCCGGCCTTCATCGGCTGGGGGCTGAAGGACTTCGTGTTCGACCACCACTTCCTCGAGCGCTTCCGCGCCGACCTGCCGCGCGCCCAGGTCCACGCCTTCGAGGACGCCGGCCACTACGTGCTGGAAGACAAGCACGAGGTCCTGGTGCCCCGGATCCGCGCGTTCCTCGACGCGAATCCGCTCTGA
- a CDS encoding YkgJ family cysteine cluster protein, with amino-acid sequence MHPCLTCGACCTQYRVAFHWMESDEFTAGGVPAALTERLDAHRLCMQGTYAPPVRCTALDAEIGVYSRCSIHPNRPSVCREVDASWEFGAASSQCDRARVAHGLPPLTAADWRWRDPAGNDDDRPDDNGNSPSSPPAPPVAA; translated from the coding sequence ATGCATCCCTGCCTAACCTGCGGCGCCTGCTGCACCCAGTACCGGGTCGCCTTCCACTGGATGGAATCGGACGAGTTCACCGCAGGGGGGGTCCCGGCCGCGCTGACCGAGCGCCTCGATGCGCACCGGCTCTGCATGCAGGGCACCTACGCCCCGCCGGTCCGCTGCACGGCGCTGGATGCGGAGATCGGCGTGTATTCGCGCTGCAGCATCCATCCCAACCGGCCCTCGGTCTGCCGCGAGGTGGATGCCTCCTGGGAATTCGGTGCGGCCAGCTCGCAGTGCGACCGCGCCCGCGTCGCCCACGGCCTGCCGCCGCTCACCGCCGCCGACTGGCGCTGGCGCGACCCCGCCGGCAACGACGACGACCGGCCCGACGACAACGGCAACAGCCCGTCCTCGCCCCCGGCTCCGCCGGTGGCGGCGTAA
- the oleC gene encoding olefin beta-lactone synthetase: MTSSPCNIAAALPRLAAERPDQPAIRCPGKRASGRGLARYDVVLDYRTLDTRSDAIAAGLAAQGIGRGVRTVVMVRPSPEFFLVMFALFKAGAVPVLVDPGIDRRALKQCLDEAQAEAFIGIPLAHVARRLLGWAASAKKLVTVGTRMGWGGTTLAAVERAGRGAGPQLADTGGEEVAAILFTSGSTGVPKGVVYRHRHFVAQIALMREAFGIEAGGVDLPTFPPFALFDPALGLTSVIPDMDPTRPAEADPRRLHDAIARFGVTQLFGSPALMRVLADHGAPLPTVRRATSAGAPVPPEVVEKIRSLLPPDAQFWTPYGATECLPVAVIEGRELQSTRAATEAGAGTCVGRPVAPNEVRIIAIDDAPIASWEQARVLAAGQVGEITVAGPTATDSYFNRDAATRAAKISETLPDGSTRVVHRMGDTGYFDGEGRLWFCGRKTQRVEAADGPLYTEQVEPVFNVHPRVRRTALVGVGAPGAQVPVLCVELARGVRATEFERIAEELRLLGSRLPHTARIGRFLRHPAFPVDIRHNAKIGREKLAAWATRQLEKRA, encoded by the coding sequence ATGACTTCCAGCCCCTGCAACATCGCCGCGGCGCTGCCGCGGCTGGCCGCCGAGCGTCCCGACCAGCCCGCGATCCGCTGCCCCGGCAAGCGTGCCTCCGGCCGCGGCCTGGCCCGCTACGACGTGGTCCTCGACTACCGCACCCTCGACACCCGCAGCGACGCGATCGCCGCCGGCCTGGCCGCGCAGGGCATCGGCCGCGGCGTGCGCACGGTGGTGATGGTGCGGCCGTCGCCGGAGTTCTTCCTGGTGATGTTCGCCCTGTTCAAGGCCGGCGCGGTGCCGGTGCTGGTGGATCCGGGCATCGACCGGCGCGCGCTGAAGCAGTGCCTGGACGAGGCCCAGGCCGAGGCCTTCATCGGCATCCCGCTGGCGCACGTGGCCCGGCGCCTGCTCGGCTGGGCGGCTTCGGCGAAGAAGCTGGTGACGGTCGGCACCCGCATGGGCTGGGGCGGCACCACCCTGGCCGCGGTCGAGCGCGCCGGCCGCGGTGCCGGCCCGCAGCTGGCCGATACCGGCGGCGAGGAGGTCGCGGCGATCCTGTTCACCAGCGGCTCCACCGGCGTGCCCAAGGGCGTGGTCTACCGCCACCGCCACTTCGTCGCCCAGATCGCACTGATGCGCGAGGCCTTCGGCATCGAGGCCGGCGGCGTGGACCTGCCGACCTTCCCGCCGTTCGCCCTGTTCGATCCGGCCCTGGGCCTGACCTCGGTGATCCCGGACATGGACCCGACCCGCCCGGCCGAGGCCGACCCGCGCCGCCTGCACGATGCGATCGCGCGCTTCGGCGTGACCCAGCTGTTCGGCTCGCCGGCGCTGATGCGGGTACTGGCCGACCATGGCGCGCCGCTGCCGACCGTGCGCCGCGCCACCTCGGCCGGCGCGCCGGTGCCGCCGGAGGTGGTGGAGAAGATCCGTTCGCTGCTGCCGCCGGATGCGCAGTTCTGGACGCCCTACGGCGCCACCGAGTGCCTGCCGGTGGCGGTGATCGAGGGTCGCGAGCTGCAGTCCACCCGCGCCGCCACCGAGGCCGGCGCCGGCACCTGCGTGGGTCGCCCGGTGGCGCCGAACGAGGTGCGGATCATCGCCATCGACGATGCCCCGATCGCGTCCTGGGAGCAGGCGCGCGTGCTTGCCGCCGGCCAGGTCGGCGAGATCACCGTGGCCGGCCCGACCGCCACCGACAGCTACTTCAACCGCGATGCCGCCACCCGCGCGGCCAAGATCAGCGAGACGCTGCCCGACGGCAGCACCCGCGTGGTCCATCGCATGGGCGATACCGGCTACTTCGACGGCGAGGGGCGGTTGTGGTTCTGCGGGCGCAAGACCCAGCGCGTGGAAGCCGCCGATGGCCCGCTCTACACCGAGCAGGTCGAGCCGGTGTTCAACGTGCATCCGCGCGTGCGCCGCACCGCCCTGGTCGGCGTCGGCGCGCCCGGTGCGCAGGTGCCGGTGCTGTGCGTGGAGCTGGCGCGTGGCGTGCGCGCCACCGAGTTCGAGCGCATCGCCGAGGAACTGCGCCTGCTCGGCAGCCGCCTGCCGCATACCGCGCGCATCGGCCGCTTCCTGCGCCATCCCGCGTTCCCGGTCGACATCCGCCACAACGCCAAGATCGGGCGCGAGAAGCTCGCCGCGTGGGCCACCCGGCAGCTGGAGAAGCGTGCATGA
- the oleD gene encoding 2-alkyl-3-oxoalkanoate reductase, translating into MKVLVTGGAGFLGQALCRALLARGYEVHSFQRSHSPALEAMGVVQHRGDLADAAAVARAVAGKDAVLHNAAKAGAWGSYDSYHQANVVGTRNVIAACRAHGVGRLVYTSTPSVTHRATHPVEGLGAHEVPYGEDFQAPYAATKAIAEQEALAANGPELAVVALRPRLIWGPGDPQILPRLVERAHAGRLRLVGDGSNRVDTTYIDNAAQAHLGALDHLAPGAACAGKAYFISNGEPLPMREVLNRLLQAAGAPPVTRSISFRTAYGIGAVCERLWPLLRLRSEPPMTRFLAEQLATAHWYSMEPARRDFGYVPKVGFDEGIMRLKDSWQNTSSVT; encoded by the coding sequence ATGAAGGTGCTGGTGACCGGCGGCGCGGGTTTCCTCGGCCAGGCCCTGTGCCGCGCGCTGCTGGCGCGCGGATACGAGGTGCACAGCTTCCAGCGCAGCCATTCGCCGGCGCTGGAGGCGATGGGCGTGGTCCAGCACCGTGGCGACCTCGCCGACGCGGCCGCGGTCGCCAGGGCGGTGGCGGGCAAGGACGCGGTGCTGCACAACGCCGCCAAGGCCGGCGCCTGGGGCAGCTACGACAGCTACCACCAGGCCAACGTGGTCGGCACCCGCAACGTGATCGCCGCCTGCCGCGCGCACGGCGTGGGCAGGCTGGTGTACACCTCCACGCCCAGCGTGACCCATCGTGCGACCCATCCGGTCGAGGGCCTGGGTGCGCACGAGGTGCCCTACGGCGAGGACTTCCAGGCGCCCTACGCGGCGACCAAGGCGATCGCCGAACAGGAGGCACTGGCGGCCAATGGACCAGAGCTGGCCGTGGTCGCGCTGCGGCCGCGCCTGATCTGGGGCCCGGGCGATCCGCAGATCCTGCCGCGCCTGGTCGAGCGCGCGCATGCCGGGCGCCTGCGCCTGGTCGGCGATGGCAGCAACAGGGTCGACACCACCTACATCGACAACGCCGCCCAGGCGCACCTGGGTGCGCTGGACCACCTCGCGCCCGGCGCTGCCTGCGCGGGCAAGGCCTACTTCATTTCCAACGGCGAACCGCTGCCGATGCGCGAGGTGCTCAACCGCCTGCTGCAGGCCGCCGGCGCGCCGCCGGTGACGCGCAGCATCTCCTTCCGGACCGCCTACGGCATCGGTGCGGTGTGCGAGCGGCTGTGGCCCCTGCTGCGCCTGCGCAGCGAGCCGCCGATGACGCGTTTCCTCGCCGAGCAGCTGGCCACCGCGCACTGGTACAGCATGGAACCGGCGCGGCGCGACTTCGGCTACGTGCCCAAGGTGGGATTTGACGAGGGAATCATGAGGCTGAAGGACAGCTGGCAGAACACATCGTCCGTCACCTGA
- a CDS encoding DUF1328 domain-containing protein, whose product MLHYAVVFFVIAVIAALLGFSGIAGAATNIAWILFVVFLVLGAISLLRGRRV is encoded by the coding sequence ATGCTCCACTACGCTGTCGTCTTTTTCGTCATCGCCGTCATCGCCGCGCTGCTGGGTTTCAGCGGCATCGCCGGTGCCGCCACCAACATCGCCTGGATCCTGTTCGTCGTGTTCCTGGTCTTGGGCGCCATCTCCCTGCTGCGCGGCAGGCGCGTCTAG
- a CDS encoding ubiquinone biosynthesis accessory factor UbiJ produces MPSPLDALKPLAGRALEAALNRAAALDPDTLAALSQLHGRSVSLTLERPPLALEIRVHDQYLQVGPPLREADLAVRGTIGGLLGQVPFLAAAARGRPAGRLHVSGDADLARRLQKLATGFEPDWQQPFVEAFGPVLGVQLANAAAAALRGARGLASGLVRSGAEFLVEESRDVVGRAELAAFNDDVDAVRDDVERLAARLGRLRVPGSAS; encoded by the coding sequence ATGCCAAGCCCCCTCGATGCCCTCAAGCCGCTGGCCGGACGCGCCCTGGAAGCGGCGCTCAACCGTGCCGCGGCCCTCGACCCGGACACCCTCGCCGCGCTGTCGCAACTGCACGGCCGCAGCGTCTCCCTGACCCTGGAACGACCGCCGCTGGCGCTGGAGATCCGGGTGCACGACCAGTACCTGCAGGTCGGTCCGCCGCTGCGCGAGGCCGACCTGGCCGTGCGCGGCACCATCGGCGGCCTGCTCGGGCAGGTGCCGTTCCTGGCCGCCGCCGCGCGCGGGCGCCCCGCAGGCCGCCTGCACGTGTCCGGCGACGCGGACCTCGCGCGCCGCCTGCAGAAGCTGGCCACCGGATTCGAGCCGGACTGGCAGCAGCCCTTCGTCGAGGCCTTCGGCCCGGTACTGGGCGTGCAGCTGGCCAATGCCGCGGCCGCCGCCCTGCGCGGCGCGCGTGGCCTGGCCAGTGGCCTGGTGCGCTCCGGCGCCGAGTTCCTGGTCGAGGAATCGCGCGACGTGGTCGGCCGCGCCGAGCTGGCTGCGTTCAACGACGACGTCGATGCGGTGCGCGACGACGTCGAGCGCTTGGCCGCGCGCCTCGGCCGCCTGCGCGTGCCGGGGAGCGCGTCGTGA